The Lolium rigidum isolate FL_2022 chromosome 1, APGP_CSIRO_Lrig_0.1, whole genome shotgun sequence region GGTGCTCGGATGATGCGATCAAGGAGGGATTCACTCCGGTCGCCGAAGATGGggaggcggcggggaaggagccgTCGCTCCCAGCGTCACCGCCTCCGAGTCGCAAGAGTGAGACACGGAATCTCTTCCCCCACCTATCGACTCGTGGAACTGTCTCCCGGGGATGGAAGCGGAATCGACGCGGAAAGGCCAGCTCGCGGTATCCAAACGGGTACGTAGGCTAAACCAGGGAAATTGGGCCCCGGGAATGGAAGCCTGGAAAAACAAGGAAAACCCTCCTGGATGGGCTGCAACCAAACAAGCCTTAAGGTGGAATGGGCTGGCGGCGGCGTGGACGGCTCATGACCACCTACATGCATACTCCTAGTCAGCAGTGCATTGCAGTGCAGTGCAGGGACCACGCATCCGAGTGACCAAGGAACCCAATCGACCTCCCCTGCTCGTCTCCTCCTCCATCACCACCGTCACCACACACGCTCGCATCCCAACCCTGAACTAGCTAGCCCCGACGCTGCTTGCCATGCTCTCCACAGCAGcggccgcgtcctccacctccctcgccgccttccccacccgcgcgcgccgccgccgccgccgccgcgtcctgttccccgtcgccgccgcggcCGAGCAGTTCGCCACCAGCAGCTCCATCGCGGATTACCTCCGGTACCGACGCCCGGGGTCCGGGGACATCTCCGGAGGAAGGGGCGGCGGCGAGCTGCAGACGGCCGTGGTGCGGTACGAGAAGCGCCTCCCGTGGTCGCTCCTCCATCCTTTCCTCCGCGTAAGTTCCGCCCTGGTGGATCTATCTATCATTTTGCTGCGCGCTGCTTGCTGTGCCTGTCCACGTATCGGATAGTTTTTCCCCAAGGCTTGAATTGTGACGGTTACTATGTGTGATAGTGTGATTCATGATCGATACCTGTGTAATTTCTGGCTACAGGTCGTGAATTATGTTAATGACTTCAACACTTGGGTAAATGGTGAATCGTTCTCCCGGTTCATGAGTTGGAAGTCTGCTACACGATTGTCTACTGATTTCTGATAGattctttttttgtgtgtgtttttgtgTTTGGTGCAGGTTGATTTGGTTTCTACTGTACACATTGCTGACAAAGAGTATGTGCTTTAGGCCCCATTTCATGCTTATACATTAGTTTCTGTTGGCATTCGCGGCTCTATGAATTTGACATACTTGTCTATCACTACCATCATTTGCTTATCACAAGATCCCCTGCCCTGGTTGTCACATTCATTCAGGGATAGAAGCTGCCAACTAAGTGAATTAGCTAAGAtttacttttttttcttcttcagataCTTTGATAAACTCCAACAAGCACTTGAAGATTATGACTGCGTTCTCTATGAAATGGTGACAAGTCGGGATAATTTGAACAATCACAAGGACCCAACATTTGCCAAGAGGCTTAAATCTTCACGCAAAGGCTTCAGTATTCTTGGTTTCATACAGAAACAAATGGCTCGTATTCTTTCGTTGGATTACCAGCTAGATTGCCTCGATTATGGCGATGACAAATGGCAACATGCCGACCTTGACTTTGAGACATTCAAGCAGCTTCAGGTTATAAGTTTAGTTACATTATGCCTTGTTTCTGCTTCCAGTTTTCCCTTTGTAATACTACCTACACGATAAGTTTCACATGCTCATTAACTGGACTTGTTTTGTTGCTGTTGGACGATGATGGTTGTAACTTCTTTGTTTGCAAACTTCATATAGCAAACAGCTTTTCAACTCATGTGTGCAATGTTCTCTACTTTCTCTTTCTGTCAAGGCCTTCCAGACATAGTGGACTAAATGTTAACACTGCCTTTTATGTTTTTCAGACAGAAAGAGGTGAAAGCTTTTTCTCATTTGCGGTTGACATGACACTCAAATCTACTAAAGCCTTGATGCAACCAAGTTTGCCAGATGGTCTTGATTTCTGGAGATCTAAGTTGCTCTGGGCTTCACGTGTTCTACCAATGCCACTTGTTGGACTATTTGTTATCACTGGGCTTTGTTTGCCGGTGGAAAATCAAGATGGATATCCTGAGCTCGAAGCACTATCTAAACTAGATTTAGGAGCTGCTCTAAAGATCTTCCTGGCTAAGCAATTGACTTCTGAGTGAGTACACTCAAAACTTTAGACCCACTTAGAGTCTTCATTAACTAATTCTTACGTTTATTTTGTGGGTAGTTTCACAGCTATGACTGCTCCCGCTGAGGATAAGTCGGTTATAATTGGGGAGAGGAACAGAGTTGCCACTGAGAAGATAAAGGGTGCGATAAATAGAGGGTACAAGAGAATAGCGGTTCTGTATGGAGGTGGGCATATGCCAGACCTTGGAAGACGTCTTCGAGAAGAGCTAAATATGGTCCCATCGGATGTGCAATGGCTCACAGCATGGTCAATAAGAAGCCGTGAGCTAGATAGAAAATCACTTCCATTCTTGAAGACGATGGCTGAGGTTTCAGGGTGGCCTTTGAATAGATACGAAACACTGGCTCTGCTCATCTTTTCTGCAGTTCTTGCAGTTGACCTTTGGTTCTGGGAGCTTCTTGTGGAAACTGGTGTGAACTGGGCATCCTTTGCTAGTTCTTGGATTGATCAATTCAGTGGCTCGCTTTGACAAAGGTGTCTCGAAAGGAGGGAAAGGAAGTTCAACAACACACTTCTATATAAGTGACAGTACAGAGAAAATTGTAAAATCTATATACTGTTGCGGCTAGTTCCAGCAATTAGCTGCAGTGCTGTGAAGGTAAACTTGtacctttcgcaaaaaaaaaaggtgaaacTTGTAGATAACAATTTATTGGATCAAACTTCAAATTAGATTACTGAAAATGTTGTAGCCACTGGGTGTAATATATTTTCTGGACTTTGAAGAATGATATTTTTTATTAACCAGTTATGCATGGTAGTCATGAACATTTACAGTCTTTGTTGAAAAAAAAAAGCATTTACAGTGTACCACTAAATGCAGATGCTGCATGACTGTCTCACACATTGAACTTTGGCAACACAACATAATAAAGTTTCTTACATGTATTCGATGTGTATCGCTTCGGTCTAGTAAGATCATAAAGTTGGTGCTAGATGATATTACACACTTATACACGGTGGTCACAAACAGGTATAGGGTACTAGTACACGTGGAATTTTTAAGTTCATCTCACACATGTAGATTTGGCAACATGACATAATATTGTTTCTTGCATGTGCATATCATTTTGGTCTAGTATGATGAAGTTGGCGCTAGGTCGTTGACAGGCTCCTCCAACTTCACGGACTGCTTCTGCCCCATAGCAGCGGCACAGGCACCAACAAAGGCTGCGTTGATGTACGTCGCTGGCTCGGAGTGTGAGGAATCCCCCCTGCTGTCGCTGAACTGGTCATTACCATCAGGTCCTCCGACGATCGCACCGACGTGGATATTCGGGTTCGGGTCACTCGTCGGTAACCATGAAGAGAACCCTTCTTTGCAGGGGACCGTCCTGCTTAGAACCTTGATGGAAGGGATGGATGAGCCGCGGTGGTGAATTCGCATGGGGAACATGTCGCTGAACCCTACCATGtaggacattcccatggggttcttCCCCAGGATGTAATCGACCTGAAACCCGATGCGTTGTCGGATACTGAACAGTGCAAGATCAGGCGGGGATAAACTGAAATGATAGTGAAGCCTACCTGTGATGCGGCAAATGAAGCAATCTGATCTTGAGAGAAGGTTGCAGCGCTGCAGCGGACTCTGTCGTAGCCCGAGGACTTGAGCGCCTTGGAGTAGATGGACAGGATGAGAGCCGCGGTGGTGGTGTACTGCATATTGACCGAATCGCGTGTAAAGAGAAGCCCTCCTGCAGCCAGAAAGTGGTGAAACAAACTGCAGCTCGACCTGGCGATGTGCTTACTCATTGGATGAGAGAGGTCCGTAGGTACCAGGAGTTGTCTGTATCTGCACGTTGCCGCTGTTAGGCATAAGGGCGCAGACCAAGGAATCCAGGTTGGCCTTGTACCTTGCTAGCTCTGTCTTTCCTCCCAAATACTCCTGATATCAAGATACAGAGCAGTCTATGGAGTGGATGCCTTCCTAAAGCATTTGCATAACTTGAAATCAAGATGACCAACCTGTGTGGCGAGCATCTGAGCCCCAGCCTGTTTGTTGTCCCAGCTGAACTCATTCACAGGGTTGCTGGAGCCCTGGTTGTCACTCAGGAAGTCGAGGTACTGGGCGTCCTTGGTCGCCCGGTAGAGCCAAGCCGAGGACCAGAGTAGCTCATCCTGTGGTGGCAGATTACAATTTGTTTCACTTTTCGAGAGTACGCCAAGACGTACCAtatttttatagaaggcagaatttTTTAGTACAAAAACACTACAGCTCACTGCGAACAACGAGTGTAGCATAAACTCCACACCACCGACGAGTCCATGCGCACGTAGTAATCTGTTCCAGGCCTAGAGAAATTTTACCTGGAAGCCGGAGTAGGAGCAGTAAAAGGGGCAGGACGACTGGAAGGATCCCCTGTAATTGTTGGCAAACTCGAAGAGCTGAAAATTTAGCAGTTACGGTTTCATTATTACTTAGAGTATTAGTATTAACGAGACAAATGTTCCACGGGAAGATGGATGTACCGATCTGGAAGCGGCCAGGAGTCGCGAAGCGAAGCCCttgtcgctgtcgtccttgaagACCAGGTAGGCTGCCGCGAGCGCCGCTGCCGCCTCGCCGGCGGCCTCCGACCCAGGGGTGTCCGCGGTGATCTTGTACAGAGTCCTAGGGGTGTCCATGTCTTCCGGCCGCTCCCAGCACTCGTGGTCGGCGTTCCCATCCCCAACCTTAAACGCAACACAAACAATACACGATAACTTACTCACTTTTTTCTGCAAAATAAATCTACTCCCACGGTTTAATGTGCTTGTTTTCTACACATTACATTACCACTTTACTatccaagtactccctccgttctaaaatagtctacattctagctctTAGTCAACAGCAACACTGGAAACGAAAtggttttgctctctttatttgttgttgttattttcaatgtagcttgaattagttgttcacatatctaagtagtactaataaatacaATACTACTATGTCTCATTTTTTCtaaaatgtagactaaatcagaacggagggagtatactaCCTGGGTGTAGAGGGTAGTGGGAGACGTGTGTGCACGGAGCAGGAAATCTGCGCCCCACTGGATCGCTGTCCGGAGGTTGCCCAGCTGCCCCGCCGCCGCGATGTCGCCCTGGTACTCGATGGCGCTCCAGCTCAGGAGGGTGACGGTGAATGCCATCGGGAACCCGAATTTGACGTTATCGCCGGCGTCGTAGTAGCCACCAGTCAGGTTAACCTGTGGTCGATCGATGATCAATCGCCAAGGACACATCAATACATCATCATGCATACATGACCCGACTGTATATATATTTATTCATAGCTTGGCATCTTGTTTTATTTCTGCTTTGTTGGTTTTACGTTGAATGCCTCACTCGCCCAAAATCGTTAAATTACTTGGACAAAAATTGTTATTGAAGGAGTCAAGGAGAGTGTTGCTTTAATGAAATATATCTGTATTATTGTTTCATTGTAGGTCATTTACTGAGTGGTGTGGAGATGAAGATTGTTGGATGCTGAATAAAAAATTGAAATGTGACTGAGTTCTTTCAAATATTTAGGCAACATGTAAATAGATAAGAACAACAACCAGCTTTACCCACGGTGGTGCGGTTTTGCCACTCTTCCCCACCCTAGCTAACCAACCATTGTTCCTATCATTTGATCCCACTTGTTCCACACATTCTATCAATATTCCTCTAGTTATGCCCCGGGAATCCGGTGAAAAAATAACTTAAATGGCAATAGGCGATGAAAACCACGTACAATTCATGTTTTAACGTTTTCAAAAATACTACAGAAAATAAACTAAGTTTGAAGGATAGAGTTCTATAGACACATAAAATTTCAAGTTTTAAGTCAAAATCGTTTAGAAGTTACGTCATACACACTAGAAGAATATCATTTGAAACTTATATTTTGCATTTTGCTAGAGCATCACTCTCTTAATATATTGTAAGTTTATGTGTTTTTTGAGAACTTTTAAATATTGTTTCCACCTAGCACTTTCCACGAAAAGAACCAAAACCTAGAATATCATCTATTGTGGAAGGTGTACTGGGAGGAAAAATAATGGCCTTGCCAGGAAGGAGAAagccggaagaagaagaagactccaGGTGGTAAAAGATGGATTATTTTGATAACAAAAGATGGAGTCTATGGAAAATAATTGGTAGGCAGCTTTTGAATGTGCTGAAGTGAAAACCACTTTCTAGAGTAATTAGGCTAGTATGTTATGCATTATTCAAATGTTGATGCAGTGTTTCGTGATTATAAGAGACGATACATTTTCTTGTCGGCCGTCGGCGACTGCAGAGTTCCCGCGCCACCTGGTTCTCTGGTTTGCTGGCAGCCGCCCCGACCGCTGCCCCTCAAAGAACTGGATGGCCTTGGCCAGCGCGTCGTTGTAGTCCAGCGAGCCCAAACAAAGGACATCGGTTGCCTGATCGCCTCCAGTTCCAAACCCTGCGCAAAAGCGGTACAATAGCACCATTGTTACCACCCATACCTTCGCCGCCATTGTAGCCACCTATCTTCGTCTTGTACTACAGCTCAATCAGCGTCTAGCTTGTATGTGTATATGTCTGTGTGCCTTTGCTTCTTGTGATGGATGCAGAATGGCATGGGCCTAAACCATGTATTTATAGTGTGATGAGAATCGATATACCATCAAGGTTCCTGTACATGTGGTGTGCTGGAGCAAAGCAATACAAAGAGTATAGCACTTGTGCACCAT contains the following coding sequences:
- the LOC124685139 gene encoding uncharacterized protein LOC124685139: MLSTAAAASSTSLAAFPTRARRRRRRRVLFPVAAAAEQFATSSSIADYLRYRRPGSGDISGGRGGGELQTAVVRYEKRLPWSLLHPFLRVDLVSTVHIADKEYFDKLQQALEDYDCVLYEMVTSRDNLNNHKDPTFAKRLKSSRKGFSILGFIQKQMARILSLDYQLDCLDYGDDKWQHADLDFETFKQLQTERGESFFSFAVDMTLKSTKALMQPSLPDGLDFWRSKLLWASRVLPMPLVGLFVITGLCLPVENQDGYPELEALSKLDLGAALKIFLAKQLTSDFTAMTAPAEDKSVIIGERNRVATEKIKGAINRGYKRIAVLYGGGHMPDLGRRLREELNMVPSDVQWLTAWSIRSRELDRKSLPFLKTMAEVSGWPLNRYETLALLIFSAVLAVDLWFWELLVETGVNWASFASSWIDQFSGSL
- the LOC124685131 gene encoding endoglucanase 20-like, whose amino-acid sequence is MAAKVWVVTMVLLYRFCAGFGTGGDQATDVLCLGSLDYNDALAKAIQFFEGQRSGRLPANQRTRWRGNSAVADGRQENVNLTGGYYDAGDNVKFGFPMAFTVTLLSWSAIEYQGDIAAAGQLGNLRTAIQWGADFLLRAHTSPTTLYTQVGDGNADHECWERPEDMDTPRTLYKITADTPGSEAAGEAAAALAAAYLVFKDDSDKGFASRLLAASRSLFEFANNYRGSFQSSCPFYCSYSGFQDELLWSSAWLYRATKDAQYLDFLSDNQGSSNPVNEFSWDNKQAGAQMLATQEYLGGKTELARYKANLDSLVCALMPNSGNVQIQTTPGGLLFTRDSVNMQYTTTAALILSIYSKALKSSGYDRVRCSAATFSQDQIASFAASQVDYILGKNPMGMSYMVGFSDMFPMRIHHRGSSIPSIKVLSRTVPCKEGFSSWLPTSDPNPNIHVGAIVGGPDGNDQFSDSRGDSSHSEPATYINAAFVGACAAAMGQKQSVKLEEPVNDLAPTSSY